Proteins encoded within one genomic window of Limnothrix sp. FACHB-406:
- the ovoA gene encoding 5-histidylcysteine sulfoxide synthase — translation MTVATNPADIRMNSAPTVPRLDRCCSQELLHYFQDAWALEDKLLSSLAEPATFYLRPDPLRNPLIFYLGHSAVFYVNKLVRVGLWSQRLNPDYEQLFEIGVDPNTAAELDAVIGEIQWPEVAAVWDYRDRVKATIEQVIQTVDFELPIHPQHPLWALLMAIEHQRIHIETSSMLLRQLPLDRLRCPADWSIAPTDLPAPQNFMRLIPGGTVTLGKSPTDQTYGWDSEYGRRPVEVPSFWASQFLITNQEYQEFVAAGGYQNAAYWSAEGWQWREMHQVSHPKFWIPQGDHYRYRSTFFECDLPLAWPAEVNYHEAIAFCRWKGEGVRLLSEAEWNRALQWSTTEAQNPAQGHDFQPWNQQTDPHFNRPFIQDLDQDFGQDFGQAFGQNSGPMAELPPNLHWQWISPRAVNSNGAIAQGLADLCGNVWEWIADAFNPLPGFEPHPLYEDQSAPFFDEDHRMMLGGSWATNGSMALPSYRNWFRPHFYQHVGFRIAQGTSDLCH, via the coding sequence ATGACTGTTGCAACCAATCCGGCTGACATTCGGATGAATTCAGCCCCAACTGTGCCACGGTTAGACCGTTGTTGCTCGCAGGAACTGCTGCATTATTTTCAGGATGCCTGGGCTTTAGAAGATAAACTGCTAAGCAGTTTGGCAGAGCCAGCAACCTTTTATTTACGACCAGATCCCCTACGCAACCCGCTGATTTTCTACTTAGGACATTCAGCGGTTTTTTATGTCAATAAGTTGGTGCGGGTTGGCCTGTGGTCACAACGGCTGAACCCAGACTATGAGCAGTTGTTTGAAATCGGGGTTGATCCTAACACTGCTGCGGAATTAGATGCCGTCATTGGCGAGATTCAATGGCCAGAAGTGGCGGCTGTTTGGGACTATCGCGATCGGGTCAAGGCCACGATCGAGCAAGTGATTCAGACTGTTGATTTTGAATTGCCCATTCACCCCCAACATCCCCTTTGGGCCCTGTTGATGGCGATCGAACATCAGCGGATTCACATTGAAACCTCTTCGATGTTGTTGCGCCAATTACCCCTCGATCGCCTGCGATGTCCGGCCGATTGGTCGATCGCCCCAACGGATTTGCCCGCGCCGCAAAATTTCATGCGCCTGATTCCCGGCGGCACAGTCACCCTCGGGAAATCCCCAACCGATCAAACCTATGGTTGGGATAGTGAATATGGTCGCCGCCCAGTGGAAGTGCCCAGCTTTTGGGCGAGCCAATTCCTCATCACCAACCAAGAGTATCAAGAATTTGTGGCAGCCGGTGGCTACCAAAATGCAGCCTACTGGTCGGCCGAGGGTTGGCAATGGCGCGAAATGCATCAGGTTTCCCATCCCAAGTTTTGGATTCCGCAAGGCGATCACTACCGGTATCGATCGACCTTTTTTGAATGTGATTTACCCCTCGCCTGGCCCGCAGAAGTGAACTATCACGAGGCGATCGCCTTCTGTCGCTGGAAGGGTGAAGGCGTGCGATTGCTCAGCGAGGCGGAATGGAATCGTGCATTGCAATGGTCAACAACAGAGGCACAAAACCCTGCGCAAGGTCATGATTTCCAGCCTTGGAATCAGCAAACAGATCCCCACTTCAATCGCCCTTTCATCCAAGATCTAGATCAAGATTTCGGGCAAGACTTTGGGCAGGCTTTCGGGCAAAACTCAGGCCCCATGGCTGAATTGCCTCCCAATTTGCACTGGCAATGGATCTCACCCCGAGCGGTCAATTCAAACGGGGCGATCGCCCAAGGACTTGCGGATTTGTGCGGCAATGTTTGGGAATGGATTGCTGATGCTTTTAATCCATTACCCGGCTTTGAACCTCATCCCCTTTATGAGGATCAGTCAGCGCCTTTTTTTGATGAAGATCACCGGATGATGCTGGGTGGTTCTTGGGCCACCAATGGCTCCATGGCCCTGCCATCCTATCGCAATTGGTTTCGACCTCATTTTTATCAACATGTGGGCTTTCGGATTGCCCAAGGAACAAGTGATTTATGCCACTAG
- a CDS encoding Na+/H+ antiporter subunit E, translated as MVKIGRLAIILFRLLIWLLLTADGSGVNLAIGIVVAVLLPRQSFAPDRLKDWLTVFWKIVTAIPMAYIESIEIMFRPHRRESIVWEQVPQRRSTQLIFLDIFLITFTPKTIVCRYDKETGYAVHKIDP; from the coding sequence ATGGTAAAGATCGGCCGGCTCGCAATTATTTTATTTCGCCTTCTGATTTGGTTGTTGCTAACAGCCGATGGCAGCGGGGTCAACCTCGCGATCGGGATTGTGGTTGCTGTGCTTTTGCCGCGTCAATCCTTTGCGCCCGATCGCCTCAAAGATTGGCTCACCGTTTTCTGGAAGATCGTGACCGCCATTCCCATGGCCTATATCGAATCCATTGAAATCATGTTCCGTCCCCATCGTCGGGAAAGCATTGTTTGGGAACAGGTTCCTCAGCGGCGATCGACCCAACTAATTTTTTTGGACATCTTTCTCATTACCTTCACCCCCAAAACCATCGTTTGCCGATACGACAAAGAAACCGGCTATGCCGTTCACAAAATTGATCCCTAG
- a CDS encoding monovalent cation/H(+) antiporter subunit G, giving the protein MTWTELPLVDGISNLCLGGGMVFWFWGTTQLLTRRSVLFKLHGLSVSDTLGSLAIVFGLLLKIPNEWPLLILAMICLAVWNTMLGYVLAYCSTSGDQP; this is encoded by the coding sequence ATGACCTGGACAGAACTGCCTTTGGTTGATGGCATCAGCAATCTTTGTTTAGGGGGTGGGATGGTGTTTTGGTTTTGGGGCACAACCCAATTACTCACCCGTCGATCGGTGCTTTTTAAATTACACGGCTTATCGGTGTCGGACACCTTGGGATCTTTGGCGATCGTGTTTGGATTGTTATTAAAGATTCCCAATGAGTGGCCATTGCTCATTTTGGCCATGATTTGTTTGGCCGTTTGGAACACTATGTTGGGCTATGTTTTGGCCTACTGCTCCACCAGCGGAGATCAACCATGA
- a CDS encoding 2-isopropylmalate synthase has protein sequence MTAQSAGPVINPDRVLIFDTTLRDGEQSPGASLNVEEKLTIARQLARLQVDIIEAGFPFSSPGDFDAVQRIAAEVGTPNGPTICGLARARKEDIQTAAAALKEASKWRIHTFIATSDIHMKYKLKKERPEVVAIAEEMVAYAKSFTNDVEFSPEDAGRSDPEFLYEVLERAIAAGATTVNIPDTVGYTTPDEFGALIRGIKENVPNIDQAVISVHGHNDLGLAVANFLAAVQNGARQLECTLNGIGERAGNASLEELVMALHVRRSFYNPFFGRSPESEEPLTGVNLKEIYRTSRMVSQLTGMIVQPNKAIVGANAFSHQSGIHQDGMLKNKLTYEIIDAQTIGRTENQIVLGKLSGRNAFATRLKELGFELTETELNKAFVRFKDVADKKKEVSDRDLEAIVNDEIRQVPELYRLEHVQVSCGDKSCPTATVTVRMPDGSDRTDAATGTGPVDAVYRAISRIAQIDNDLIEFSVQSVTEGIDAMGEVTIRIRHADTVFSGHSANTDIVVASAQAYVSALNRLAAALQTEGKRNPQTETVSIG, from the coding sequence ATGACCGCTCAGTCTGCTGGCCCGGTAATTAATCCCGATCGCGTTTTGATTTTTGACACCACCCTGCGCGATGGCGAACAGTCGCCCGGCGCATCGCTGAACGTCGAAGAAAAGCTAACGATCGCCCGCCAGCTAGCTCGACTGCAAGTGGACATCATCGAAGCCGGTTTTCCCTTCTCCAGCCCCGGGGACTTCGATGCCGTCCAGCGGATTGCCGCCGAAGTGGGAACCCCCAACGGCCCGACCATTTGCGGCTTGGCCCGCGCCCGCAAGGAAGATATCCAAACGGCGGCCGCAGCTCTGAAGGAAGCGTCGAAGTGGCGGATCCACACCTTTATTGCCACGTCCGACATCCACATGAAGTACAAGCTCAAAAAAGAGCGGCCGGAAGTGGTGGCGATCGCTGAAGAAATGGTGGCCTACGCCAAGAGCTTCACTAACGATGTGGAATTTTCGCCGGAGGATGCGGGTCGCAGCGATCCGGAATTCCTTTATGAAGTGCTGGAACGGGCGATCGCCGCTGGGGCGACCACGGTGAACATTCCCGATACCGTGGGCTACACCACCCCCGACGAGTTCGGGGCCCTAATTCGCGGCATCAAGGAAAATGTGCCGAACATTGATCAGGCGGTGATTTCCGTCCATGGTCACAACGACTTGGGCTTGGCGGTGGCCAACTTCCTGGCGGCAGTCCAAAACGGCGCACGTCAGTTGGAATGCACCCTGAACGGCATCGGTGAACGGGCGGGCAATGCTTCCCTGGAAGAGTTGGTGATGGCGCTGCACGTGCGGCGATCGTTCTATAACCCGTTCTTTGGGCGATCGCCGGAGTCGGAAGAACCCTTGACCGGTGTGAACCTGAAGGAGATCTACCGCACCTCGCGGATGGTGTCGCAACTGACGGGCATGATCGTCCAACCGAACAAGGCGATCGTCGGGGCCAACGCCTTCTCGCACCAGTCGGGTATTCACCAGGACGGGATGCTCAAGAACAAGCTGACCTACGAAATCATTGATGCCCAAACGATCGGGCGGACGGAAAATCAAATTGTCCTCGGCAAGCTGTCGGGTCGCAACGCCTTCGCCACGCGCCTGAAGGAGTTGGGCTTTGAGCTGACCGAAACGGAATTGAACAAGGCCTTTGTGCGGTTCAAGGACGTGGCGGACAAGAAAAAGGAAGTGAGCGATCGGGATTTGGAGGCGATCGTCAACGACGAAATCCGCCAAGTGCCGGAACTCTACCGCCTGGAGCATGTGCAGGTATCCTGCGGTGATAAGTCCTGCCCCACGGCCACCGTCACGGTGCGGATGCCCGACGGGAGCGATCGCACCGACGCGGCCACCGGCACGGGCCCCGTGGATGCGGTTTACCGCGCTATCAGCCGGATCGCTCAAATCGACAACGACTTGATTGAGTTCTCCGTCCAATCCGTCACCGAAGGGATCGATGCGATGGGCGAAGTCACGATCCGGATTCGCCACGCGGACACGGTGTTTTCGGGCCATTCGGCCAACACCGACATCGTGGTGGCTTCCGCCCAAGCCTACGTCAGCGCCCTCAACCGGTTGGCGGCGGCCCTGCAAACGGAAGGGAAGCGTAATCCCCAAACGGAAACGGTCTCGATCGGGTAA
- a CDS encoding NADH-quinone oxidoreductase subunit K, translating into MLEGFIFATILLGFFGMVLKKNLVMKIVAMDVMSTGVIAYYVLIAARSGLFTPILQSPPRDVTYADPVPQAVILTAIVIGFSIQALMLVGVMKLARDNPTLETAEIEKNNQR; encoded by the coding sequence ATGTTAGAAGGATTTATTTTTGCCACTATTTTATTAGGATTTTTCGGGATGGTTTTAAAGAAAAATCTAGTCATGAAGATTGTTGCGATGGATGTCATGAGCACAGGTGTCATTGCCTACTATGTGCTCATAGCGGCGCGATCGGGTCTATTTACACCCATTTTGCAATCACCTCCCCGTGATGTGACCTATGCAGATCCAGTGCCCCAAGCGGTGATTTTGACGGCGATCGTAATTGGCTTTTCCATCCAAGCACTGATGCTGGTGGGCGTGATGAAGTTAGCGCGGGATAACCCAACCTTGGAAACGGCTGAAATTGAAAAAAACAATCAGCGATAG
- a CDS encoding MoaD/ThiS family protein: MAIKVLIPTPLQKFTEDRAEIECSGDTIDAMINSLEESCPGIKERICDEQGKLRRFLNVYVNSEDIRFLDGQATSLADGDEVSIVPAVAGG, from the coding sequence ATGGCCATTAAAGTTTTGATTCCTACCCCGCTGCAAAAATTCACCGAGGATCGGGCCGAAATCGAATGCAGCGGCGACACGATCGACGCGATGATCAATTCCCTGGAAGAAAGCTGTCCGGGAATTAAAGAGCGCATTTGCGATGAGCAAGGCAAACTCCGCCGCTTCCTGAATGTCTACGTGAACAGCGAAGACATCCGCTTCCTGGATGGCCAAGCCACCAGCCTGGCCGACGGCGATGAGGTGAGCATCGTGCCGGCCGTCGCGGGCGGTTAA
- a CDS encoding hydrogenase subunit MbhD domain-containing protein, which translates to MNELNWVNDLPIYVITALLPLSAAMVIFQSNPYHALVIRGILGALAAAVYAVLGAADVSLTEALMGTLLAITLYAIAVRSSLVLQLGYLEDPTIVTPPHLLHLDPETHAPDLTQESANGELDPTVVECLANTFKPFYLRIELVPYPSLTALQRALGDREVHAIYTPTFSLLSAPEDSTAPQPHSGKPQLITRVQRLYEIMREKPLSDLATITYQSAYQSANLLANLSTDSSANVTLTQERKPS; encoded by the coding sequence ATGAATGAGTTGAACTGGGTTAATGACCTGCCAATTTATGTGATCACTGCGCTGTTGCCGCTCTCGGCAGCGATGGTAATTTTTCAATCGAATCCTTACCATGCACTGGTGATTCGTGGCATTTTGGGCGCTTTGGCGGCGGCTGTTTATGCGGTTTTGGGTGCTGCTGATGTGTCTTTAACGGAAGCACTGATGGGCACATTACTGGCAATTACCCTATATGCAATTGCTGTGCGATCGTCCTTGGTTTTGCAGTTAGGATATCTAGAAGATCCAACCATTGTTACCCCGCCTCATCTACTGCATTTAGACCCGGAAACCCACGCACCTGACTTAACCCAAGAGTCTGCCAATGGGGAATTAGATCCCACGGTGGTGGAATGTTTAGCAAATACATTCAAGCCCTTTTACCTCCGCATTGAATTGGTTCCCTATCCCAGCCTGACGGCACTCCAGCGAGCCTTGGGCGATCGGGAAGTTCATGCCATCTATACGCCCACATTCAGTCTTTTAAGTGCCCCTGAAGACTCAACAGCGCCTCAGCCCCATTCCGGAAAGCCACAACTCATCACCCGCGTTCAACGGCTCTACGAAATTATGCGGGAAAAGCCCCTGTCAGACTTGGCCACCATTACTTATCAGTCAGCATATCAGTCAGCCAATTTATTAGCCAATTTATCAACTGATTCGTCAGCCAACGTCACCCTTACCCAGGAGCGCAAACCCTCATGA
- a CDS encoding cation:proton antiporter, with amino-acid sequence MEPLTVGWVVFSLMVGFVIALLPKLDRVLSLLVAVTSAVYAGLLLTANAPLPLTLLDRFGVTLVADSLAAFFILTNAIVTLAVLCYSWQSPKKAFFYSQLLMLHGSLNAAFICADLVSIYIALEVSGIAAFLLIAYPRSDRSIWVALRYLFISNAAMLFYLVGAVSVYQHQHSFALAGLAKAPPEAIALIFLGLLVKGGVFISGLWLPLTHSESETSVSALLSGIAIKASILPLLRCALVSDDLDLIVRIFGVATALLGVSYAMFEKDTKRMLAFHTISQLGFVLAAPLVGGFYALTHGLVKSCLFLLAGSLPSRNFKVLKSQTIDRTLWVGLLLASLSISGLPLLAGFAAKALTLKELQPWQTMLMNAAAIGTAISFAKFIFLKPDGFPSFGKAISGDQGAGQITTHALPQPEVAVMASAALAPSSLATQNLDFSGTSAAHLEPKAAATTPKFGLWIAVSLLLGSLVLANGFYGAAYTVDSASKAGLTIAAGWLIYWVVIRQSTVKLPQVAEEFDHLVGAMSLTSVVLFWMALSW; translated from the coding sequence TTGGAACCTTTAACCGTTGGCTGGGTTGTTTTTTCCCTGATGGTGGGGTTTGTAATTGCCCTGCTGCCCAAGCTCGATCGAGTCTTGTCCCTGCTGGTCGCCGTCACCTCAGCGGTTTATGCCGGGCTACTGTTAACCGCCAATGCTCCCTTGCCGCTAACCCTCTTGGATCGGTTTGGGGTGACTTTGGTTGCCGATTCCTTGGCGGCTTTTTTCATTTTGACCAATGCGATCGTCACCCTCGCAGTCTTGTGCTACTCCTGGCAAAGCCCCAAAAAAGCTTTTTTTTACAGCCAATTGTTAATGCTCCATGGCAGCCTTAATGCGGCATTTATTTGTGCTGATTTAGTCAGTATTTATATTGCCCTAGAGGTTAGCGGCATTGCGGCTTTTTTGCTCATTGCCTATCCCCGCAGCGATCGCTCCATTTGGGTCGCCCTGCGCTATCTCTTCATTAGCAATGCTGCCATGCTGTTTTACCTGGTGGGGGCAGTTTCTGTTTATCAACATCAACATTCCTTTGCCCTAGCAGGTCTTGCCAAGGCTCCACCGGAGGCAATCGCCCTCATCTTTTTGGGACTGCTGGTGAAAGGTGGGGTTTTTATCTCCGGTTTGTGGCTACCGCTCACCCACTCAGAATCAGAAACCTCCGTTTCAGCCCTGCTTTCGGGAATTGCCATTAAAGCCAGCATTTTGCCTTTGTTACGCTGTGCCTTGGTGTCTGATGATTTGGATTTAATTGTCCGAATTTTTGGGGTCGCAACAGCCCTTTTAGGGGTTAGCTACGCCATGTTTGAAAAAGACACCAAACGAATGTTGGCTTTTCACACCATTTCGCAGTTGGGGTTTGTTTTGGCCGCGCCCTTGGTCGGTGGATTTTACGCCCTCACCCATGGTTTAGTGAAGTCCTGTTTGTTTTTATTGGCGGGTTCTTTACCCAGCCGCAACTTCAAGGTTTTAAAAAGCCAAACGATCGATCGCACCCTTTGGGTTGGGTTGCTGCTGGCTAGTTTGTCGATTTCTGGGTTGCCCCTTTTGGCTGGTTTTGCGGCCAAGGCCTTAACCCTGAAAGAACTGCAACCTTGGCAAACCATGCTAATGAACGCAGCCGCGATTGGGACAGCCATTTCCTTTGCGAAATTTATCTTCCTCAAACCCGATGGATTCCCATCCTTTGGCAAGGCGATCAGCGGTGACCAAGGGGCAGGTCAAATCACAACCCATGCTCTGCCGCAACCCGAAGTGGCCGTCATGGCTAGCGCAGCATTAGCTCCATCAAGTTTGGCTACCCAAAACCTAGATTTTTCTGGTACGAGTGCTGCCCATTTGGAACCCAAAGCAGCCGCCACCACTCCCAAATTTGGGCTTTGGATTGCTGTGAGTTTGCTACTCGGAAGCCTGGTGCTGGCCAATGGTTTTTATGGAGCGGCTTACACGGTGGATAGTGCCAGCAAGGCTGGTTTAACCATTGCCGCAGGCTGGCTGATCTATTGGGTTGTGATTCGTCAAAGCACTGTGAAATTACCTCAGGTAGCCGAAGAATTTGATCACCTGGTGGGGGCCATGAGTTTAACGTCTGTTGTGCTGTTTTGGATGGCATTGTCATGGTAA
- a CDS encoding Na(+)/H(+) antiporter subunit B, with protein sequence MKWIYVLAGLALYCKMVLFPNYAPDVIGAEIVQAVVTDSGVPNAVSGIIFRNRLYDTIFEVVVFTIAIMGSQFLLANENPSCSIQRLVDQPSIVLARLGATIAALVAIELGIRGHLSPGGGFAAGVAGGTAIGLVTITASPDWMQNLYQRWRAATWEKISVLVFIALAVVTLIGYELPHGELGTLASGGLLPILNLLVAVKVALGSWAALLVFIRYRGLF encoded by the coding sequence ATTAAGTGGATTTATGTACTGGCAGGCTTAGCGCTCTATTGCAAAATGGTGCTGTTTCCCAACTATGCGCCAGATGTGATTGGGGCTGAAATTGTGCAGGCAGTGGTGACCGATAGCGGGGTGCCGAATGCTGTTTCGGGGATCATTTTTCGCAATCGGTTATACGACACCATTTTTGAGGTGGTGGTTTTTACAATTGCAATCATGGGATCGCAATTTCTATTGGCTAATGAAAATCCATCCTGCTCAATTCAACGCTTGGTGGATCAGCCCTCGATCGTGCTGGCGCGGTTAGGAGCCACGATTGCTGCCCTGGTCGCGATCGAGCTAGGAATTCGCGGTCACCTCAGCCCCGGCGGTGGTTTTGCAGCGGGCGTGGCGGGGGGCACTGCGATCGGCCTAGTGACCATTACTGCTTCGCCAGACTGGATGCAAAATCTTTATCAACGCTGGCGAGCCGCCACCTGGGAAAAAATTTCCGTCCTCGTTTTCATCGCCTTGGCTGTCGTCACCTTGATTGGGTATGAATTGCCCCACGGTGAGTTAGGGACCCTCGCCAGCGGCGGTTTATTGCCAATCTTGAACTTATTGGTGGCAGTGAAAGTGGCCTTGGGATCTTGGGCGGCGCTGTTAGTTTTTATACGCTACCGTGGACTGTTTTAG
- a CDS encoding NYN domain-containing protein encodes MTINTARLSIFVDGNNMFYAQQKNGWFFDPRRVLEYFTEPANVQLINAFWYTGLKDPQDQRGFRDALINLGYTVRTKLLKEYYDDKSERYSQKANLDIEIVIDMFNTVDQYDAVVLFSGDGDFERAIELLRSKNTHITVVSTEGMIARELRNATDRYIDLNDIRRKIEKSDY; translated from the coding sequence ATGACAATTAATACCGCCCGTCTATCCATTTTTGTGGATGGCAACAATATGTTTTATGCCCAGCAAAAGAATGGCTGGTTTTTCGATCCTCGGCGGGTTCTTGAATATTTCACCGAACCAGCTAATGTGCAATTGATTAATGCCTTTTGGTATACGGGGCTGAAGGATCCTCAGGATCAACGGGGATTTCGGGATGCATTGATTAATCTGGGCTACACGGTTCGCACCAAATTGCTGAAGGAATATTACGACGACAAGTCTGAGCGCTATTCCCAAAAGGCGAACCTGGACATTGAAATCGTGATTGATATGTTCAACACTGTGGATCAATATGATGCAGTGGTGTTGTTCAGTGGGGATGGAGATTTTGAGCGGGCGATCGAGCTGTTGCGCTCCAAAAACACCCATATCACCGTGGTTTCCACCGAGGGCATGATTGCCCGGGAACTGCGCAATGCAACCGATCGCTACATTGACCTGAACGACATCCGCCGCAAAATCGAAAAGTCGGATTATTAA
- the egtD gene encoding L-histidine N(alpha)-methyltransferase, translated as MVDADIRSGAIIVLDHSHVPATPEGAEVIQGLSKNPKQLSPKYFYDDRGSQLFEDICQLPEYYPTRTEAWILQTYATEIAAITDSHELIELGSGSSTKTRLLLDAYRSLWADRPDTCHYLPVDISGGILHSSVVQLQSQYPEFQIQGLLGTYDQALDYLAHSNERSRLLFFLGSSMGNFSPADFNSFVDRVAQSLKPGDYFLLGVDLEKDLEILKAAYNDSQGVTAAFNLNMLAHLNRRFGGNFDLDAFSHEAVYNTADSQIEMYLHCHRDCQVQFDRLNFVANFQAGESILTELSRKFRLDRLPQQLAERGLTTVKTWSDPQQWFGLLLCQATSS; from the coding sequence ATGGTTGATGCGGATATTCGATCGGGGGCGATCATTGTTTTGGATCACAGCCACGTACCCGCCACCCCAGAAGGGGCAGAGGTGATCCAAGGCTTGAGCAAAAACCCTAAGCAGTTGTCTCCCAAGTATTTTTATGACGATCGGGGATCGCAACTCTTTGAGGACATTTGCCAGCTTCCGGAATATTATCCAACCCGTACAGAAGCTTGGATTTTGCAAACCTATGCCACCGAAATTGCTGCAATCACCGACAGCCACGAACTGATTGAATTAGGCAGCGGCAGTTCCACCAAAACTCGCTTACTGTTGGATGCCTATCGATCGCTCTGGGCCGATCGCCCCGACACTTGCCACTATCTCCCGGTGGATATTAGTGGCGGCATTTTGCACAGCAGCGTGGTGCAACTGCAATCGCAATATCCTGAATTTCAGATCCAGGGACTATTAGGAACCTATGACCAAGCCTTGGACTATTTAGCCCACAGCAATGAGCGATCGCGCCTATTGTTTTTCCTGGGCAGTTCGATGGGAAATTTCTCCCCCGCAGACTTCAACAGCTTTGTCGATCGCGTGGCCCAATCGCTCAAGCCCGGTGACTATTTCCTGTTAGGAGTTGACCTCGAAAAAGACCTGGAAATCCTCAAGGCAGCCTATAACGATTCTCAGGGAGTGACGGCCGCCTTCAACTTGAACATGCTGGCTCATTTGAACCGGCGTTTTGGGGGCAATTTTGATCTCGATGCTTTCAGTCACGAAGCGGTTTATAACACCGCAGACTCGCAAATCGAGATGTATCTCCATTGTCACCGCGATTGCCAAGTGCAGTTCGATCGCCTGAATTTTGTCGCCAACTTCCAAGCCGGGGAGTCGATTTTGACGGAACTTTCCCGCAAATTCCGGCTCGATCGCTTGCCCCAACAGCTCGCAGAGCGCGGCCTCACCACCGTCAAAACCTGGAGCGATCCACAGCAATGGTTTGGACTGCTGTTGTGTCAAGCTACCAGCTCGTAG
- a CDS encoding ABC transporter substrate-binding protein — translation MKPQLTSRARQPRRTWPALMAVAALTSLLGACAGQPNASPAGGSPEAAAPADGLKLGALLPTTGDLQSIGQPMSEVLPLAVETINACGGVNGKPVSLVLADDQTDPTVGVEGMTKLVEVDKVAGVVGSFASSVSGAAVDVAVRNKVMMISPGSTSPVFTERAKKGEFQGFWARTAPPDTYQAEALAKLAFERGHKRVATIVINNDYGVGFEQKFIAAFKKLGGTVVNEAKPTRYDPKAATFESEVNAAFSQKPDAVAAILYVESGALLLKAAYEQGLSKGVQIMLTDGMKTDDLAKQVGMGSDGKPIVAGAIGTVPGADGESLTALTELVQRKLNKAPAAFVPQTWDAVMLMALAAQAAGENTGTGIQSKIREVSSGDGEAVTDVCKGLELLKAGKKINYQGTSGNVDIDENGDVVGNYDVWNVESDGKISIKGKVKLQ, via the coding sequence ATGAAACCACAATTGACCTCGCGAGCCAGACAGCCGCGTCGCACCTGGCCCGCCCTGATGGCCGTGGCGGCCTTGACCAGTTTGCTCGGAGCCTGTGCCGGACAGCCCAACGCATCCCCCGCCGGAGGCAGCCCGGAAGCCGCTGCGCCTGCCGATGGGCTGAAGTTGGGGGCCCTGTTGCCCACCACAGGCGATTTACAGTCGATCGGGCAGCCCATGTCAGAGGTTTTGCCCCTGGCCGTCGAAACCATTAACGCCTGCGGGGGCGTGAACGGCAAACCCGTGAGCCTGGTGCTGGCCGATGACCAAACGGATCCGACCGTGGGCGTGGAAGGGATGACCAAGCTGGTGGAAGTGGACAAGGTGGCCGGGGTGGTTGGCTCCTTTGCCAGCAGTGTTTCCGGCGCGGCGGTGGATGTGGCCGTGCGCAACAAGGTGATGATGATTTCGCCCGGCAGCACCAGCCCCGTATTCACGGAACGGGCGAAAAAAGGCGAATTTCAAGGATTTTGGGCCCGAACAGCCCCGCCGGACACCTACCAGGCCGAAGCACTGGCCAAGCTGGCCTTTGAGCGGGGCCACAAGCGGGTTGCCACGATCGTGATTAATAACGATTACGGCGTGGGCTTTGAGCAAAAATTCATCGCTGCGTTCAAAAAACTGGGCGGCACGGTGGTCAACGAAGCCAAACCCACCCGCTATGACCCCAAGGCGGCCACCTTTGAATCGGAAGTGAACGCGGCCTTCAGCCAAAAACCCGACGCGGTGGCGGCAATTCTTTATGTGGAAAGCGGGGCCCTGTTGTTGAAGGCGGCCTATGAGCAGGGCCTGAGCAAGGGGGTGCAAATCATGCTGACGGACGGCATGAAAACGGACGACCTGGCGAAACAGGTGGGAATGGGATCCGATGGGAAACCGATTGTGGCCGGGGCGATCGGGACAGTGCCCGGAGCCGACGGTGAAAGCCTCACGGCCCTGACAGAGTTGGTGCAACGGAAGCTGAACAAGGCCCCCGCCGCTTTTGTGCCCCAAACCTGGGATGCGGTGATGTTGATGGCCTTGGCAGCCCAAGCGGCCGGCGAAAACACGGGCACAGGGATCCAAAGCAAGATTCGGGAAGTGTCTAGCGGCGACGGGGAAGCGGTTACCGATGTCTGCAAGGGGCTGGAGTTGCTGAAGGCGGGCAAGAAGATTAACTACCAGGGCACAAGCGGCAACGTGGACATTGACGAGAACGGCGACGTGGTGGGGAACTACGACGTTTGGAATGTGGAGAGTGACGGCAAGATTTCGATTAAGGGCAAGGTGAAGTTGCAATAG